Sequence from the Phragmites australis chromosome 6, lpPhrAust1.1, whole genome shotgun sequence genome:
ggcgaaccttgctccaaggtagttTCCACCTTCgtggggcaccttactcaccctcgtcaacactactctagagttttcccaagaacacaagttttacacgcacacgcaccaagcacacatcacttcacattgtaaagcatgattgtcatatataaataatctagttctttcttttgagtaaagcaatcctaagcatactagtaaacaagtattaatccaaacaatcattatagttgatgttaggATTCTTCTATGGCttcaacggaataaaggtaacaatgacaaggcatggaataaacaagctgggtcataactattctagcatttcttaaaaatcacaactattaatctaatcatgcatactcctattaTTTGAAACAACGGCTATACGggttgtatttaaaaacataggatcaacatgatcaacggttgtaggacttgccttcgttgaagtcctcgtctgctccttcttcaaaatccgggtcctcggggtcttcctcgaatgctccttcttctaataatcgcaacaacgacaagggcacaatcaatcaaacaattaaaacaatgaccaaataatttacaaaaaatatgagattgacatgattggatagatctcgaatttagatgaatatcggtggaagaatcgacgaaaatggagttaggacggaggagaaacgggcttcggaagttttgctgggagaaaaattcagaaaaaagaaaagggaagaatATTCTAGAAATATTCTGTTTGGGTCGGCTCACGGCTCGGCTCGACTCGGTTTCACGGCTTAGGCTCAGGCTTAGGCTCGGCTCGGGGCTCGGTTCTGGGCTCGGCTCAGGCTCAGCGGAGTCGGCTCGGCTCAGCTGTCAGTGGGCTCGGCGGCTCGACTAATGTGGGGCCCACTCGTCAGCTGCGGAGAGAGGGGGgtataaaagagagagagagagagagcagagagaggagagggccGGCCGGCTCGGCTGCGGAGAGCACGAGcgggtgagagagagggaggggcgaCGGGCGGCGGCGTCGCGCCGGCGCGGCAGGCGGGTCacagggaggggagggaggagagaggaagggagaggaaggagagagagaaaagggtAGGGGAAGAGAAATTTAGGGATTTGATACGTCAACACCTATCTGATACCGAGTATCCCGCGTTCCCAATCAATTCTTGCACAACAGCATAAATAGTCTTGTTTCTTATGGTCTATTGCATTCCACTTGTATTCTCGTTTTGTGTTTGGGGCACGCCCTTGCCGCACCACCCCGACCTCCCCGGCGGCCCCATCGACCGAGCGCCGTGCGTAGCCTCTCTTGACTGGCTGTCGGCTGGAATGGCAGCCGCCCATCGCAGCTCACAGGTTCATGAGTATCTCCTTCCCCAGTGCTctgttcttcctcttttttaaCTGCATACGTGCGAGGTTCTACAAGTTAGAGCCCTGCTACAGCTTGAGATACAATGACTGAATGAATCTCTAGCTGTACACTGTACAGGTGTCTCAAATGAAAAAAGAGAGTTGTGCAGGTGTTTGTTAAACTGGCACCtgtggtttcttatgtgaagtCCTGTGCTGTGCTACAATAAGAGATCCTGGGAACCGAATGGAGCAACTCACAATTGTATTCGTGTTTACTAAACCAGTGCTTACTCTTCTGTGTTTACTGAACCAGTGCTTACTCTTCTGTGATACAATAATAAGTGTGTTAATGCTTTCCAGGTACTAATCCTTCTCTGTTTCATTGAACAGATCATTGGGACAGAAGAGAACGTGCTGCTAAGAGTAGGAACTGAATTCAAGAGGGTCCTCACCTGGTTTTGACCGATGCTGCGCCGATGCAAGTTGTGTTCGTGTGCCTATCCTTACGGAAGATGCATGTTGTGACCTGAGTATGCGTGTGCCCTGAATTGTGGTTGTGAGATTGCCCTTGAAAGGAAAAGAGAACCCAGGTAATTCTTATCCTCTAGTGTAATAGCTCTATAGTACCTTTATAATGTTTGTTACTGAAGTTCCATTAGCATGGGTATGCTGAACCAATTTAGATATGGCATAGCTTTGCTGTAATTTCTGAAAGATACAGGAACTTCTACTGAAATCAACTATAAATGTTAGATTAAATTCCAGTAGCCAATTTTGTGCTTCCAAGCTTACTCGACCGTGACACCAACTAAATCGAGTAcacattttccaaaaaaaaccaGCAATGAGGCTATCACATTTGGAGCCTGTTAGCATGCAGTCATGCGGTGACCACGTCCCGTGGTTCTCCTCGTTTGTAGCTTATGCAGTTAGCTTATGCACTTGTATATGTATCTGTAACACTGATCAATACAGCGCGTGGTTGCAATCATTCTCATGCTTACATGGTATCAGCCATCTCCCGATCCTAAACTTCTGCTGCGCCAGCTCCTCGGCGAACTTGGGCACAACCACAGCAAGGCGACAGTGGTGTTCTGCGACAATGTGTCCGCCTGTTACATGAGTAACAATCCTGTCCATCACAAACGCACCAAGCACATCGAGCTAGATGTTCACTTCGTTCGGGAGAAGGTGGCCATCGGCGAGTGCCGGGTTCTGCAAGTTCCTACGACACAGCAGTTCGCCGACGTGATGACCAAAGGATTGCCCACAGCAAGCTTCAACGGATTTCGATCCAGTCTGTGCGTCTCCGGCGACTCCGACGTCAAGACTGCGCAGGGGTGTTAGCATGCAGTCATGCGGTGACCACGTCCCGTGGTTCTCCTCGTTTGTAGCTTATGCACTTGTATATGTATCTGTAACACTGATCAATACAGCGCGTGGTTGCAATCATTCTCATGCTTCCATGGTATCAGCCATCTCCCGATCCTAAACTTCTGCTGCGCCAGCTCCTCGGCGAACTTGGGCACAACCACAGCAAGGCGACAGTGGTGTTCTGCGACAATGTGTCCGCCTGTTACATGAGTAACAATCCTGTCCATCACAAACGCACCAAGCACATCGAGCTAGATGTTCACTTCGTTCGGGAGAAGGTGGCCATCGGCGAGTGCCGGGTTCTACAAGTTCCTACGACACAGCAGTTCGCCGACGTGATGACCAAAGGATT
This genomic interval carries:
- the LOC133922911 gene encoding uncharacterized protein LOC133922911; this translates as MRLSHLEPVSMQSCGDHVPWFSSFVAYAPSPDPKLLLRQLLGELGHNHSKATVVFCDNVSACYMSNNPVHHKRTKHIELDVHFVREKVAIGECRVLQVPTTQQFADVMTKGLPTASFNGFRSSLCVSGDSDRVVAIILMLPWYQPSPDPKLLLRQLLGELGHNHSKATVVFCDNVSACYMSNNPVHHKRTKHIELDVHFVREKVAIGECRVLQVPTTQQFADVMTKGLPTASFNEF